The nucleotide sequence CTTTTAAGAGATTATCGTCTCATCACTGTCAACAACAGGGTGTAGGGGGTAGGGTGACCGACGCGCACAAGCGACGAAGGAGCGCGGAGCATCGTAGGGTGTGGGGGAAGAGTTTTAGGGTTTGTTTCCTAAGATCATAATATCCAGTTTAAATGCACAACAGCTTATCCATCCTGCCGCTTGTAAGGCACGCCAACTTCTGCTAGAACAGATCTCGCCGCATTTATTCAACAACCAAAAGCGTAAAACACAATTAAATATGAATGAAAATCTAATTCCCATCTCAACCCTTTTTATCGGAATTAACGGATTAATTGCCTTTGTCCTATCCTATATTGTGGTTATGGAACGTTCAAAAACCCGACTGTGGCATGGTGAGTCAATTGAAGATGTCGCCTCTCAACGAGATCCTTTAGCTAACCCCAATATTGTTGCTGCAACCGTAGAAAAATTCACTCTCATCATTCTTGGCGATCCATTAATTGATCAAGGAGCCTTACAGCGAAAAATCCGCGCTCATGCTAACTTTACCGAATATGTTCCTCTGGCCTTATTGTTTATCGTTGCTTTAGAGTTGATGTCTTCGCCGAGTTGGTTAGTATGGCTTCTCGGTAGTAGCCTAACTATCAGCCGCATTGCTCATGGATATGGTTTAATTAGGGTTTATGGGCCTTCTCCAGGACGAGCGATCGGGTTTTTTGGGACTTGGTTTGTTTATTTATTGGGTGCAGGAGCCTGTATTTATTATGGGTTAAAAGCCATTATGTAATTTATGACCTCTGGAAAAGTATCTCTCATTGGCGCAGGGCCCGGAAGCATTGCCTACCTCACCCTCAAAGGACAACACCTCTTATCCCAAGCAGAAGTTTTAATTTATGATGACCTTGTAGATCCCCAACTGTTGCAACTTGTCCCCTCTAACTGTGTGCAACTTCACGTCGGAAAACGCGGCGGATCACCTAGCACTCCACAGGATATTATTAATCTACTCTTAGTGGACTTTTGCTCACAGGGTAAACAAGTGGTGCGGCTAAAAGGTGGCGATCCCTTTATTTTTGGACGGGCCAACCCAGAAATAGGGGCTCTGATAGCGGCCAACTGTCATTATGAGGTGATCCCCGGCATTTCTTCGGCTTTAGCCGCCCCTTTGCTGGCCGGAATACCCCTCACCGATAAAGACTTGAGTCGCTGTTTTGTCGTTCTCAGCGCCCATGACCCTGATATCCTAGATTGGGATGCCATCGCCAAAATAGATACCATCGTCATTTTAATGGGGGGACGTTTCCTAGAAGACATTATTCAAAACTTGCAAGAAAAAGGACGATCACCTAGCACTCCCATTGCTATTATCCGCCACTGCGCCCGTCCTGAGCAACAGGTTTGGATAGGTACATTAGGAGATATAGTGGATCAGATAACAGAAGAGTCTCTCTCTCCTACCGTGATGGTTATTGGTGATGTTGTTAAGCTTCGGAATATGACTACCTCTCCCTCTCTTCCCCTATCCGGAAAAACCGTTATTGTTACTCGCGCGGCGGAACAATCTAGTAAATTTAGCGACCTCTTACAAGAACAAGGGGCGACAGTAATTGAAATGCCGGCTTTAGAAATTACCCCCCCTTCGAGTTGGGAAGGATTAGATCAGGCGATCGCCACCTTAAAAGATTTTCACTGGTTAATTCTTACCTCCGCTAACGGGGTACATTATTTTTTTGAACGGTTAGCCAATGCCGGCAAAGATACCCGTGCCTTAGCAGGCGTTAAAATTGCTGTGGTAGGCAAAAAAACAGCAGAGAGTCTCAAACAGTATGGGTTACTAGCAGATTATATTCCCCCGGATTTTGTGGCAGACTCGTTAATTGAACATTTTCCAGAAAATTTGTCCGGCCAAAAAATCCTTTTTCCCCGGGTAGAAACTGGAGGGAGAGAAGTATTAGTGAAAGATTTATCTGTGGTTGGCGCTGAGGTGGTAGAAGTGGCGGCTTATCAGTCAGGATGTCCTAAACAGATTAACCCTCAAGCGTGGCAAGTTTTGCAAGAGGGAATGGCAGACATTGTTACCTTTGCTAGTTCTAAAACCGTCCAAAATTTCTATCATTTAGTTAAAGTGGCATTAACATCAAAATCAAAATATACCCCTCAATCTTTGTTAGAAAACGTTTGTCTTGCTTCTATTGGGCCTCAAACTTCAAAAACTTGTTATGAGGCTTTTGGCCGAGTAGATGTGGAGGCGCAAGAATATACTTTGGAAGGGTTGACGGCGGCGTTAATTCAATGGGCCAAAACTCAAAATTAATTTTTTTACTAGACCTTTTGTAATAGTCCATAGGAAAGAGTTACCGGTATTTTACATTTCTTAATACAGAGCCGCTACTATTGATGTTCAGGTAGCTCCTGACTTTACAGAATCTTTAAAACTCAAAAAATCTTGACCCAATCTTTAAAATTAAAGGCGTATTAATCAAATCTTACCGAGTTCTCTTTCAATTGATAGAGTCTATAATTATTTCTTAGGAGAGAAACTCTGGATAAATTGTAAGAGTTATTATTGAATTATAAAAAAATATTATTGACTTTTCGTAAGAGAGGTTATTTAAATTTATGACTCATCCAAATAGTTCCAATAACTACGACAAAGAAGTCCATCAAGAGTCTTATACAGACGGGAATGGCAATATTTATCAAACAAAACAAACCACTGAAACAATTAATTCAAATAGCAATCCTGACGCTTACCGACATGGATATATTCATGGTCAAGCGGCAGAACGTAGTCAGCGTAGAAGAATAGTCCAACGAGATGAAGACAATACAAGTCGTGGTTTATTACTAGGAAGTCTCTTAGCAACCATTGCCATTCTTGCTGGTGGTTTTCTTTGGTATATTAATCAACGAGATAATGACGTGACTCCTGTTACCCCTATAATCGTTCCTAACGCCAATAAACCCCAAGAAAGTCCATCTCCCTCTCCATCTCCCACACCTCAATCTCAAACACAACAAGAATCTAAAAAAGAAACCACTATCATCGAAAAAGTTAGAGAAGTTCCCGTTCCTGTTCCAGTTCCTCAACCAGAAGCGGCACAACCTCCAAGTTCTCAAACTCAATCTTCCTCTCAACCCACAACCCCACAACAACAACCTTCGGGGCCGCAAACCGAAATTAATATTAATCCTGTAACGCCAGAAGCTTCTAAATCAGACAATAATCCCTCAGAATCTAATTCTAAGTCTCAGACTGATACAAACTCTAATGACAATACTCCCCAGTAATTATTAATATAGAAGTGGCTTTTTTAAGTCTTCGGGTTTTGGGTTTATTTTCTCTTATACTCCCCCCTTGTTAAGGGGGGTTGGGTGGGATCTAGGACTTACGCACTCTCCACGAAATCATTACGGTTTGAGATTATCCGCGATCCTTCGCTAACGCTGGTGGATGACATAAAATCGTTGTTTTTAATTGGGAGTGCGTGACTCATAGGATCTATTAGACGCAGCTTCATGAAAAATTGGTATTAGGCTATATTTTTGCCCCGTAGGGTAGGCCATCTCGATGGCCTACCATCACTTAATTTATTGCTTCAGCCATTGACTAATTCTTGTTTCTAAATTACGGATGTCTTCTGGACATAATTGACGAATACGTTTATATTTTTTGGCGGCTTCTTCAGCGAGGATTGTCCGACCTTGATCGGTAGATTTTAAAACATTTCTTTGTGTAGCAAAAGGTAAAAAGTAATTTTCTTTAGGATTAATTTCTTGACGAATATCTGACCAACTCCATTCAGTCGGTAATTAATGACCAGCTAAAAGCCATACTTCTACTTCTTGCCAAGCATTTTCAGCAACGAATAGTTGATCAGTACCTAAAATGTTTGCGGCTTGTTCTTCAAGATTATCTAAAATTTTTTTTCTGGGTTCATTGCCATCTCTATCTACACATAATATAAATATATCTATTTTTGATTTATAGCGATTGATTATCTTTTCAATTCGTTCCCATTTTAGGGCTTCCACATAGCCTGCTAAACGGGGGTCTTGACAGACTCTTACTTTAACCTTTGTTGATTCTAGACCTAGGTACTTAAACAGGGCTTCAATAATAGGTTTAAGAATATATTGGTCTTTGCTAAAATCTTCAGGAATGATGAGAACGTTCAATTTTTTTACTCCTCATCATCGGAAAAATACATAATATCTTCTAACCATCCCGACTCATGAAGCCGCCCTAAGTCCTCTTGTTCTAATACTTCTTTGGCTTCGGGAATATCAAGAATTCTTTGTATTTTTGCTCCGGGTTTTTCTGGTAGGCGGTAAGTTAAAGAAGCATATTCTAAAGATTGAGAACTCAGGAGTCGAAGTAACTGAGGAGAATGAGAGGTTGCTAGGACTTGAATATTTTCTTGCTTGGTTGCTTGTTCGATTAATTGTATAAGTAAATGCAGGCGAGTGGGATGAATGCCATTTTCTATCTCTTCAAAAAAGTAAAATTTAGCGGGATTGGGAGTTAATAAAGCCGCACAAATTGCCAGAAATCTTAAAGTTCCATCTGAAGCGCTATAAGCTGATATTTTTTCTCCATTTGATTCTACTAAAGTCACTAAGGTTTTTCCTGTAAAGTCTGTGGGAAATTCAAAGTCAACCACATCCATAGGAGTTAAGGCTTTAATCCATTCTAATAAGGCTATTTTACGATCAGGTATTTGATAAAGGTCTAGTAATACAGATGATAAGTTTTCACCTCTCTCACCTAATATATTTTGACCCGGATAAGAAGGATTTTTCATGGCGGCTGGCTCTAAGTCAAAAAAGCGAATTGAGCTTAGATTTCGCATTAAATTTTGAATTAATATAAATGATGGTATTCTGCTAAAAGAAGATGCCAAATTATCATAAGTGTAATCGACACTTTTTTGAAAACGCCAGCTAGTTATAGCATTACAAATTTCTGAAATAAAGGGTTGATATTTTTTACCTTTCATTTCCTTGCCATCTATTTTATCTTTGTTAACTAAAATAAAAGTTAACTCTTGTTCAGAATTTGGCTGGGATGGTTGAGAATAAAATAAATTTGATTCGTCATATACTGAAAAAAGACTTTCAGAAACAACTTGAGAAGGCGTAGTATTTTCTCCGGGCTTGACTTCAATTTGATAAATAAGTTCCTGTTCCTGCTTTTGATAATCTAAAAAACTAAAAGCCGCTTCTAAAGAAAAACTAGAAGCCCCCTTAAAAGCAATTTCTCTAGTTCCTCCACGAATGCCGCTCCATTGTAAAGCCCCTCCTTCTATCCATTTTTCCCCTATAATTTCAGCAATATTATAACCCCGCGCAATACCATGTAAAAAACGTAGAGCATCCCGAATATTACTCTTACCGGTAGCATTTTCTCCTACTAATAGAGTAAAGTTACCTAAACTCAGTTCAGCATCTTGGAAATTCTTAAAATTTTTAAAGCGGATTTTCTTCAGCATAATTTAAAATTTAATTCCCTTAATTAGGTTATAACAATATTTATAGACGATCAGTCAACATTGCCTACCCTGAAACAAAATATGTCTCCCGAAAGCCGCATCTTCAGGTAAACTAGAGTTGATACTCCCACCAGAAAAGAGGACAACACCGAGAATTAAAAATCAATGAAAAAACTGATTATCCAAATTCCTTGTTATAACGAAGAAGGCACATTAGGACTTACCTTATCTAAATTACCTCGCCAAATACCCGGAGTTGACAAAGTAGAATGGTTAATTATTAATGATGGAAGTATTGATCAAACTGTAGAAGTAGCAAAGGCTTCGGGAGTCGATCATATTGTTAACTTTGAACATAATCAAGGCCTGGCTAAAGCTTTTATGGCCGGTATAGAAGCCTGTTTAAAAGCCGGAGCAGATATTATTGTTAATACTGATGCAGATAATCAATATAATGCGGCTGATATTCCTAAACTTGTTCAACCCATATTAGATGGTGAGGCCGAAATAGTGGTCGGCGCTAGACCTATTCAAGACATTGAACATTTCTCTCCTGTCAAGAAACTATTACAAAACCTAGGCAGTTTAGTGGTTCGCCTAGCCAGTAATACTAATATTCCCGATGCACCTAGTGGTTTTCGTGCCATTAGTCGTAACGCCGCCCTTCGTCTCAACGTTTTTAGCGAATATACTTATACCTTAGAAACCATTATTCAGGCGGGACAAAAAGGAATCATCATTACTTCTGTTCCCATTAGAACTAACCGCTATCTCCGTCCATCCCGTCTCGTTAAAAGTATTCCGGCTTATGTTCAACGTTCGATTTTTACCATTATTCGCATCTTTATCACCTATAAACCTCTCCGATTTTTCAGCATCGTGGGGAGTGTTCCTTTTACTGTAGGTTTTTTACTTTGTTTACGTTGGCTGATTCTATTTTTAGGAATTTTAGGGCATACACCCGAAAAACCTCGGGTTCCTAGCTTAATTTTAGCCGCAATTTTGATCATCATTGGCTTTCAATTATGGATGTTCGGATTAATTGCAGACCTGATGGCAGTTAATCGTCAACTCCTAGAAGATATACAATTAAGACTTCGCAAAGCAGATATTGATTCCCATCATAAATAATCAGTTATGAGTGATCAGTTAAGATTGACAAATCCTGACCAATGACCAATGACTAAAAACTTATTTGCCACTGAAGCCCTCGCCCAAATTCCTAAAATATTAACGCTTTTAGACCGGAACTTTCATAGCCCTACCTATGGCTGTTTTGACCGCAATTTCTGGCAATACAAAATCATTGACTTCCCCAGTGGAATGTCTCAAGAATTTGTCTATCCTCTCGCCCTAGCCTATCACACAGATCTTGAAAATAATCCTTATTACCATGAACCTGTAATTCGAGATTGGGTAGAAGCCGCTATTCTCTATGCCGCAAAAAGTGCCCATGCTGACGGTTCTTGTGATGATTATTTTCCCTTTGAACGCGCAGGCGGCGCGGCGGCTTTTTCTCTTTTAGCTTGTATCGAAAGTTATCAGTTATTACAATTAAATAATCAAGCGGCTATAGATTTTTTTATCAAACGCGCTGACTGGTTAGCACATCATCAAGAAAGTGGACGACTGACTAATCATCAAGCTTTAATTGTTTTATGTTTAGAATTACTCTCAAGACTTCTCAATACGGATCGCTGGAATGAGCAAAAAGAACAGCGTTTAGAACAGGTTTTATCCTGGCAAAACCCCGAGGGATGGTTTCAAGAATATGAAGGCTGTGATCCGGGCTATCATACTTTAACCATTTCTTGTTTAGCCCGAATTTATCAACTGATTCCCCATAACCGCTTAAAGGATGCTATCGCTAAAGCCGTTATTTTAGCCGCTCATTTTATTCACCCTGATGGGTCTTATGGTGGGGAATATACCAGCCGCAATACTTATAATTTCTTTCCTCATGGCTTTGAATTAGTGGGAAAATGGCTACCCGAAGCGTTAAGTATTAATGATCAGTTTTTAAAAGGAATGGCTAAAGGATTAGCCCCCTGTTATGCTGATGATCACATTATCGGTCATCATACCTGGAATTATTTACTCGCTTGGCGGGATTTTGTGCCAGCAAGACCTCCTTTAAAACCTCGCCCTCATGGTCGTTTATGGCTTCGTGAAGCGGGTATTTTAATTGATCGTCGTCAAGGAACAGAGCTTTATTTAGCCTTAAATAAAGGAGGAGTATTTAAACTTTTTCGAGAGGGTCAATTGATGGCTTCAGATACCCAATTTTCTCTCTCGGTTCAAGAAGGAAAAAAACTTAAAAATGCCGTTGCTCATCTGGTTAGTCAGCATTATAAAATTGGAGTAGATGAAGATATCATTACTATTGAGGGGGCATTAGGATGGGCAAAACAAAAGCAGATGACTCCCCTAAATTTAATGATTTTGCGAATCGTTATGTTGACTGTTGGGCGCTTTTTCCCGAATTTAATTCGTAAACTTTTGCAAAAAATGTTGATCACCGGCAAAAAAAATGCTCCTTTTGCCTTTTACCGTCAACTCCGTTGGGAAGATGACCATTGGAAAGTTATTGATGAACTTCATGCCGACTCTTGGGAACAAGTCCTATCAGCCGCCATTGGATGCGATCAAACTTCAATTTATGTCGTCATGAGCCGCACTTATCAAAGAGGACAACTCAGACAATGGTTAGACTTAACTGATAAAATTAAACCTTTAAAATCTGGAGAAAAATTAATTTTAGAAAGAGAGTTTTAACCGATTTTATTTTTAATAAAAAATTAGATCCCAAGCTCATAAGGTATAGAGAAAATTTCTTCCCTGTTCCCTATTCCCTATTCCCTATTCCCTGTTCCCTGTTCCCTGTTCCCTGTTCCCTGTTCCCTATTCCCTGTTCCCTATTCCCTGTTCCCTAAAACTAGCCACTCTGTATCTCACTCAAACGGGAATTGCTATAGCATTTTTACTTAAATTTTGCGGTTAGACAAAAAATCTAATCTGACAAACTGTGTATTTCATGATAAGATAATAGTTTTGGGATAAATTATATTAGGAGAAGCAGAGTTATATGTCTCGCTATAGAGGTCCTCGGCTTAGAGTTGTCCGCCGTTTAGGGGAATTACCCGGGTTAACCCGCAAAAATGCGCGTCGTTCCTATCCACCCGGACAACACGGACAAGCCCGTAGAAAACGCTCAGAATACGCCATTCGTCTAGAAGAAAAGCAAAAATTGCGCTTCAACTATGGAGTGAGTGAAAAACAGTTGATTCGCTACGTCCGTAAAGCGCGGCGTGCCACCGGTTCAACCGGTCAAGTTTTACTGCAACTGCTAGAAATGCGCTTGGATAATACCATCTTTCGTTTAGGCATGGCGGGCACCATTCCGGCAGCACGTCAGTTAGTCAATCATGGCCATATTTTGGTTAATGATCAGGTTGTTGATATTGCCAGTTATCAGTGCCGCCCCGGAGATGTCATTAAAGTTAAAAACCAAGAACGCTCTCGCAAGTTAGTAGAAGCGAACATGGAATATCCGGGTTTAGCTAATTTACCTTCTCATCTGGAATTTGATAAGAATACCTTCATTGGTAAAGTTAACGGGGTAATTGAGCGCGAATGGATTGCTTTGAATATTAATGAACTGCTGGTAGTTGAGTTCTATTCTCGTCAAGCTTAATTCAGTTATCAGTTATCAGTTATGGTTCTTCGTGCTGATAACTGTTGCTTTTTTTCAAATTAAAAATATAGAGAAACTATCGGCCAAATTAAACTATTACTTTAGAGATTTTGAACCGTTTAAGTCAATCAGATCAATAATTTCAACCTCCAATTTGAGACATAGTACGAGTATAAATGCCGCTTGTAGTTCCCGAATTTCGCTGTTTAAAATTAATTTCGGCTTTAATCTGTAATAA is from Gloeothece verrucosa PCC 7822 and encodes:
- the rpsD gene encoding 30S ribosomal protein S4, whose protein sequence is MSRYRGPRLRVVRRLGELPGLTRKNARRSYPPGQHGQARRKRSEYAIRLEEKQKLRFNYGVSEKQLIRYVRKARRATGSTGQVLLQLLEMRLDNTIFRLGMAGTIPAARQLVNHGHILVNDQVVDIASYQCRPGDVIKVKNQERSRKLVEANMEYPGLANLPSHLEFDKNTFIGKVNGVIEREWIALNINELLVVEFYSRQA
- a CDS encoding glycosyltransferase family 2 protein, translating into MKKLIIQIPCYNEEGTLGLTLSKLPRQIPGVDKVEWLIINDGSIDQTVEVAKASGVDHIVNFEHNQGLAKAFMAGIEACLKAGADIIVNTDADNQYNAADIPKLVQPILDGEAEIVVGARPIQDIEHFSPVKKLLQNLGSLVVRLASNTNIPDAPSGFRAISRNAALRLNVFSEYTYTLETIIQAGQKGIIITSVPIRTNRYLRPSRLVKSIPAYVQRSIFTIIRIFITYKPLRFFSIVGSVPFTVGFLLCLRWLILFLGILGHTPEKPRVPSLILAAILIIIGFQLWMFGLIADLMAVNRQLLEDIQLRLRKADIDSHHK
- the cobA gene encoding uroporphyrinogen-III C-methyltransferase, translating into MTSGKVSLIGAGPGSIAYLTLKGQHLLSQAEVLIYDDLVDPQLLQLVPSNCVQLHVGKRGGSPSTPQDIINLLLVDFCSQGKQVVRLKGGDPFIFGRANPEIGALIAANCHYEVIPGISSALAAPLLAGIPLTDKDLSRCFVVLSAHDPDILDWDAIAKIDTIVILMGGRFLEDIIQNLQEKGRSPSTPIAIIRHCARPEQQVWIGTLGDIVDQITEESLSPTVMVIGDVVKLRNMTTSPSLPLSGKTVIVTRAAEQSSKFSDLLQEQGATVIEMPALEITPPSSWEGLDQAIATLKDFHWLILTSANGVHYFFERLANAGKDTRALAGVKIAVVGKKTAESLKQYGLLADYIPPDFVADSLIEHFPENLSGQKILFPRVETGGREVLVKDLSVVGAEVVEVAAYQSGCPKQINPQAWQVLQEGMADIVTFASSKTVQNFYHLVKVALTSKSKYTPQSLLENVCLASIGPQTSKTCYEAFGRVDVEAQEYTLEGLTAALIQWAKTQN
- a CDS encoding MAPEG family protein — translated: MNENLIPISTLFIGINGLIAFVLSYIVVMERSKTRLWHGESIEDVASQRDPLANPNIVAATVEKFTLIILGDPLIDQGALQRKIRAHANFTEYVPLALLFIVALELMSSPSWLVWLLGSSLTISRIAHGYGLIRVYGPSPGRAIGFFGTWFVYLLGAGACIYYGLKAIM
- a CDS encoding AAA family ATPase; the protein is MLKKIRFKNFKNFQDAELSLGNFTLLVGENATGKSNIRDALRFLHGIARGYNIAEIIGEKWIEGGALQWSGIRGGTREIAFKGASSFSLEAAFSFLDYQKQEQELIYQIEVKPGENTTPSQVVSESLFSVYDESNLFYSQPSQPNSEQELTFILVNKDKIDGKEMKGKKYQPFISEICNAITSWRFQKSVDYTYDNLASSFSRIPSFILIQNLMRNLSSIRFFDLEPAAMKNPSYPGQNILGERGENLSSVLLDLYQIPDRKIALLEWIKALTPMDVVDFEFPTDFTGKTLVTLVESNGEKISAYSASDGTLRFLAICAALLTPNPAKFYFFEEIENGIHPTRLHLLIQLIEQATKQENIQVLATSHSPQLLRLLSSQSLEYASLTYRLPEKPGAKIQRILDIPEAKEVLEQEDLGRLHESGWLEDIMYFSDDEE